The Streptomyces cynarae genome contains a region encoding:
- a CDS encoding LacI family DNA-binding transcriptional regulator, with protein MAQSSRKINMADVARAAGVSMATASRALNNESGVSEATRRRVRAVAEELSYVVSPEASRLAGGATGRVAVVVPHISRWFFATLLEGLESVLRAAELDVLLYHVDGIEDRHDFFHRLPARRKVDAVVVLAFPVGEEEQRRLELMGVTIIAAGGQHAPYPNVSIDDETAGRQAMNHLLFLGHRRIAMIAAVDPDQPDEVQPSGRSNAYYAALREAGIPLDERLVVTVDWGGAEGADAMAKLLSQPEPPTAVYAHSDEVALGAIRTLRRAGLRIPEDISVIGIDDHPIAELTDLTTVRQPVREQGERAGRMLLKILQGEETDRDVVVPTQLVIRGSTAPPRA; from the coding sequence GGCGGACGTGGCCCGCGCGGCCGGCGTCTCGATGGCCACCGCCTCACGCGCGCTCAACAACGAAAGCGGCGTCTCCGAAGCCACCCGACGCCGCGTTCGGGCGGTCGCCGAAGAGCTGTCCTATGTCGTCTCCCCCGAGGCGTCCCGCCTGGCCGGCGGCGCCACCGGCCGGGTCGCGGTGGTCGTACCGCACATCTCGCGCTGGTTCTTCGCCACCCTCCTCGAAGGACTGGAATCAGTCCTGCGCGCCGCCGAACTCGATGTGCTGCTGTACCACGTCGACGGCATCGAGGATCGCCACGACTTTTTCCACCGGCTGCCCGCCCGGCGCAAGGTCGACGCCGTCGTCGTCCTGGCCTTCCCCGTCGGCGAGGAGGAGCAGCGGAGGCTGGAACTCATGGGCGTCACGATCATCGCCGCGGGCGGCCAGCACGCCCCCTACCCGAACGTGTCCATCGACGACGAGACAGCCGGCCGCCAGGCCATGAACCACCTGCTCTTCCTCGGCCACCGCCGCATCGCCATGATCGCCGCCGTCGACCCCGACCAGCCCGACGAGGTGCAGCCCTCCGGCCGCTCCAACGCCTACTACGCCGCCCTGCGCGAGGCGGGTATTCCCCTCGACGAACGCCTCGTCGTCACTGTCGACTGGGGTGGCGCCGAGGGCGCCGACGCCATGGCCAAGCTGCTCAGCCAGCCCGAGCCGCCCACCGCCGTCTACGCCCACTCCGACGAAGTGGCCCTCGGCGCCATCCGCACCCTGCGCCGCGCCGGCCTGCGCATCCCCGAGGACATCTCCGTCATCGGCATCGACGACCACCCCATAGCCGAACTCACCGACCTCACCACCGTCCGCCAACCCGTCCGCGAGCAAGGAGAACGTGCCGGACGCATGCTCTTGAAGATCCTGCAGGGCGAAGAGACCGACCGCGACGTCGTCGTACCCACCCAGCTCGTCATCCGCGGCAGCACCG